The following coding sequences are from one Arthrobacter crystallopoietes window:
- a CDS encoding Lrp/AsnC family transcriptional regulator produces the protein MQPLDGTDTRLLMALAQDPRRTVVALAQELGLSRNTVQARMSQLEKKSVFLSFDRRISPAALGYPLAAFIHIHVQQPKLEQITNELALIPEVLEAFGITGQADILARVVSTGAEDLFRINGKVLAIDGVERTDTSLAMHELVPFRIGPLLQRTGGPDQD, from the coding sequence ATGCAGCCTCTGGACGGCACCGACACGCGATTGCTGATGGCTTTGGCGCAGGATCCACGGCGTACCGTCGTGGCCCTGGCCCAAGAGCTGGGCCTGTCCCGCAATACGGTCCAGGCCCGCATGAGCCAGCTGGAAAAGAAATCCGTTTTCCTCTCCTTCGACCGGCGCATCAGTCCGGCCGCCCTGGGCTATCCGCTGGCAGCCTTCATCCACATCCATGTCCAGCAGCCGAAGCTGGAGCAGATCACTAACGAACTGGCCCTGATTCCCGAAGTTCTGGAGGCTTTCGGTATCACCGGACAGGCCGACATCCTGGCCCGGGTGGTCTCCACCGGCGCCGAGGACCTGTTCCGGATCAACGGGAAGGTCCTCGCGATCGACGGCGTGGAGCGCACGGATACTTCGCTGGCCATGCACGAGCTGGTGCCGTTCCGCATCGGACCGCTGCTGCAGCGCACCGGCGGCCCGGACCAGGACTGA
- a CDS encoding GNAT family N-acetyltransferase encodes MIELRPVEPADLDKFFEYQQDPDSNRMAAFTAKNPSDRGVFNHHWQNILNDEAITVRTITSDGEVVGSIMAYPSDGYPELTFWTAKSHWGHGITTSAVEKFLAEFTARPIRARAVKDNLGSIKVLEKAGFKAIGEAQGFANARAAVVTEEILELL; translated from the coding sequence ATGATTGAGCTACGCCCCGTGGAACCTGCCGACCTCGACAAGTTCTTCGAGTACCAGCAGGATCCCGACTCCAACCGTATGGCTGCTTTCACCGCCAAAAACCCCTCCGACCGCGGAGTTTTCAACCACCACTGGCAGAACATCCTCAATGACGAGGCGATCACTGTCCGCACCATCACCTCCGATGGCGAAGTGGTGGGCAGCATCATGGCCTACCCCTCGGACGGCTACCCGGAACTGACGTTTTGGACCGCGAAGTCGCACTGGGGCCACGGCATCACCACATCAGCGGTGGAAAAGTTCCTGGCCGAGTTCACCGCCCGCCCCATCCGCGCGCGGGCCGTCAAGGACAACCTGGGTTCCATCAAGGTCCTGGAGAAGGCCGGCTTCAAGGCCATCGGCGAGGCCCAGGGCTTTGCCAACGCCCGGGCCGCCGTGGTCACCGAAGAAATCCTGGAGCTGCTCTAG
- a CDS encoding dihydrolipoamide acetyltransferase family protein, whose product MGIKVFKLPDLGEGLTESEIVSWHVAEGDRVELNQILGEVETAKAVVELPSPFAGVVTALHEAPGSTVNVGEPIVSFEVAGSDPSENGTGGQSSNGTATATASGREANLVGYGAQAEAAGAPRRRRRAGAVEAARAVPAATTPPAPGSVVSAPASPVGERAEFVKERPRSTPPVRKLARDLGIDLAGVTGTGEQGLITRADVESFHTGAAAGAGERGQEQPAAAAAAAARAGRWLAGAAERESRIPIKGVRKHTAAAMVASAFTAPHATSFLTVDVTPTMELLAKLRESRAFRDIKVTPLTVLAKAVCIALEHSPSLNWRWDEDNQEIVRQNYVNLGIAAATERGLIVPNIKDAHTLDLRQLAQALGELTGAARSGKTAPADLSGGTISITNIGVFGIDAGTPIINPGEAAILAMGAVRRQPWEYQGGIALRQVVTLSLSFDHRLVDGQQGATFLADVGTILAEPGMVLTMV is encoded by the coding sequence ATGGGAATCAAGGTCTTTAAGCTGCCGGATCTGGGCGAAGGTCTCACAGAGTCGGAAATCGTCAGCTGGCACGTTGCCGAGGGTGACAGGGTAGAGCTGAACCAGATCCTGGGCGAAGTGGAAACCGCGAAGGCCGTCGTGGAATTGCCGTCCCCGTTTGCCGGCGTCGTCACCGCATTGCATGAAGCGCCGGGCAGTACGGTCAATGTGGGGGAGCCCATTGTCTCCTTCGAAGTGGCTGGCTCGGACCCGTCCGAGAACGGCACAGGTGGCCAATCGTCGAACGGTACTGCAACTGCCACGGCAAGCGGCCGCGAGGCGAACCTGGTGGGGTACGGCGCTCAGGCCGAAGCAGCAGGCGCACCCAGGCGCCGCCGTCGGGCCGGTGCCGTGGAAGCGGCGCGTGCAGTTCCGGCGGCCACCACGCCCCCGGCACCCGGATCCGTTGTTTCAGCGCCGGCCAGTCCTGTTGGGGAGCGGGCGGAATTCGTGAAGGAGCGGCCGCGGTCCACTCCTCCGGTCCGCAAACTGGCCCGGGATCTGGGGATTGACCTCGCTGGGGTAACCGGAACGGGCGAGCAGGGGTTGATCACCCGGGCCGACGTCGAGAGTTTCCACACCGGCGCTGCTGCCGGGGCCGGCGAACGAGGTCAGGAACAGCCGGCTGCTGCAGCAGCCGCCGCTGCGCGTGCCGGCAGATGGCTGGCGGGTGCCGCGGAACGCGAAAGCCGCATTCCGATCAAGGGCGTGCGGAAGCATACCGCCGCCGCCATGGTGGCCAGTGCGTTTACCGCCCCGCATGCCACGTCGTTCCTGACCGTGGACGTCACGCCGACGATGGAGCTGCTGGCCAAACTGCGGGAGAGCCGTGCCTTCAGGGACATCAAGGTCACGCCGCTGACCGTCCTGGCCAAGGCCGTGTGCATCGCGCTGGAGCACAGTCCCTCGCTGAATTGGCGCTGGGATGAGGACAACCAGGAGATCGTCCGGCAGAACTATGTGAATCTGGGCATCGCCGCCGCGACCGAGCGCGGACTGATCGTCCCCAACATCAAGGACGCCCACACACTGGACCTGCGCCAGCTCGCCCAGGCACTGGGCGAGTTGACGGGTGCGGCACGATCCGGCAAGACAGCGCCGGCAGACTTGTCCGGCGGAACCATTTCGATCACGAACATCGGCGTCTTCGGCATCGACGCCGGAACCCCCATCATCAATCCGGGGGAGGCGGCGATCCTGGCCATGGGCGCGGTCCGCAGACAGCCCTGGGAATACCAGGGCGGCATTGCCCTGCGCCAGGTTGTCACGCTCAGCCTGTCCTTCGACCACCGCCTCGTGGACGGTCAGCAGGGTGCGACATTCCTGGCCGACGTCGGGACCATCCTGGCCGAGCCGGGGATGGTCCTGACGATGGTGTGA
- the ald gene encoding alanine dehydrogenase, with protein MRVGVPREVKNNEFRVAITPSGVHELTLAGHEVLVETGAGNGSSITNEDYAAAGATVLGSADETWARAEMVLKVKEPVAEEYHRLREDLILFTYLHLAADAPLTKELCERGVTAVAYETVQLPDRSLPLLAPMSEVAGRLAPQVGAYTLMKSQSGRGILLGGIPGTHAANVVVIGAGVAGSNAVSIAVGMRANVTVLDTNVRRLQELDDLYQGRVNTIVSNALELDAAVSDADMVIGAVLVPGAKAPKLVSNELVSRMRSGAVLVDISIDQGGCFEDSRPTTHAYPTYPVHDTMFYCVANMPGAVPRTSTYALTNATLPYVKAITQDGLDAAARRLPELLPGINTRDGRIVSEPVRLAHPQLA; from the coding sequence ATGCGTGTCGGTGTTCCCCGAGAAGTAAAGAACAACGAATTCCGGGTCGCCATTACCCCGTCCGGCGTGCACGAGCTCACGCTGGCCGGACATGAAGTGCTTGTGGAAACCGGGGCAGGCAACGGCTCCTCCATCACGAACGAGGATTATGCTGCCGCAGGCGCCACTGTGCTCGGTTCGGCGGACGAGACGTGGGCGCGGGCCGAGATGGTGCTGAAGGTCAAGGAACCCGTGGCGGAGGAATACCACCGGCTGCGCGAGGACCTGATCCTCTTCACCTACCTCCATCTGGCCGCCGATGCGCCACTGACCAAAGAACTGTGCGAGCGCGGCGTGACGGCCGTGGCCTACGAAACGGTGCAACTACCGGACCGTTCGCTGCCGCTGCTGGCGCCGATGTCCGAAGTGGCCGGCCGGCTCGCCCCGCAGGTCGGGGCCTACACGCTAATGAAGTCCCAAAGCGGACGCGGAATCCTGCTCGGCGGCATTCCCGGCACGCACGCGGCCAACGTCGTCGTTATCGGTGCCGGGGTGGCGGGCTCCAACGCTGTCTCCATCGCCGTCGGCATGCGGGCGAATGTCACGGTGCTGGATACGAACGTCCGACGGCTGCAGGAACTCGACGATCTCTACCAGGGCCGGGTCAACACCATCGTCAGCAATGCGCTGGAACTCGACGCCGCAGTCAGCGACGCGGACATGGTCATCGGCGCGGTGCTGGTGCCGGGGGCCAAGGCGCCGAAGCTGGTCAGCAACGAACTGGTCAGCCGGATGCGGTCCGGGGCGGTGCTGGTGGACATCTCCATCGACCAGGGCGGCTGTTTCGAGGACTCGCGTCCCACCACCCACGCGTATCCTACCTACCCGGTGCACGACACGATGTTCTACTGCGTGGCCAACATGCCCGGGGCGGTGCCGCGCACTTCCACCTACGCGCTGACCAATGCCACCCTGCCCTATGTGAAAGCGATAACGCAGGACGGGCTGGACGCTGCCGCCCGCAGGCTGCCGGAGCTGCTCCCCGGGATCAATACCCGGGACGGCCGGATCGTTTCGGAGCCGGTCCGGCTGGCCCACCCGCAGCTGGCCTGA
- a CDS encoding carboxyl transferase domain-containing protein: METLPSRVDTTSPGYLENEAAQRALVEELRCKLATAALGGPEKSRRRHVDRGKLLPRQRVDALLDEGSPFLELSPLAAEGMYDGDSPGAGIITGIGLVHGRHVLVISNDATVKGGTYYPMTVKKHLRAQEVALENNLPCIYLVDSGGAFLPKQDEVFPDREHFGRIFYNQANLSARKIPQIAAVLGSCTAGGAYVPAMSDETVIVRNQGTIFLGGPPLVKAAIGEVVSAEDLGGGDIHAKVSGVTDHLAETDQHALEIVRDIVSTLPVTEPVWNVAAAEPPSADPTELYGTVPTDVNASYDVREVIARVVDGSLFHEFKREYGATLVTGFARIHGHQVGIVANNGVLFSESALKGAHFIELCDQRGIPLVFLQNLSGFMVGRDYEAGGIAKHGAKMVTAVATARVPKLTVIIGGSFGAGNYSMCGRAYSPRFLWMWPASRISVMGGNQASSVLSTVKRDQIEAAGGDWPAAEEEAFKAPIREQYEAQGNPYYSTARLWDDGIIDPADTRRVLGLALDVCARQPLPETSFGLFRM, translated from the coding sequence ATGGAGACACTGCCTTCCCGGGTGGACACTACCAGCCCGGGCTACTTGGAGAACGAAGCGGCGCAACGCGCACTGGTTGAGGAACTGCGCTGCAAGCTCGCGACGGCGGCGCTTGGCGGTCCGGAAAAATCCCGCCGGCGCCACGTGGACCGCGGCAAACTGCTGCCACGCCAGCGCGTCGATGCGCTGCTGGACGAGGGCAGCCCCTTCCTGGAACTCTCGCCGCTGGCCGCGGAAGGAATGTACGACGGCGATTCGCCCGGCGCCGGGATTATCACCGGGATCGGGCTGGTGCATGGGCGCCATGTCCTGGTGATCTCCAATGACGCCACGGTCAAGGGCGGAACCTACTACCCCATGACGGTGAAGAAGCACCTGCGGGCCCAGGAAGTGGCGCTGGAAAACAACCTGCCGTGCATCTACCTGGTGGATTCCGGCGGCGCCTTCCTGCCGAAACAGGACGAGGTCTTTCCGGACCGGGAGCATTTCGGCCGGATCTTCTACAACCAGGCCAACCTCTCGGCGCGGAAGATTCCGCAGATTGCTGCCGTCCTGGGTTCCTGCACAGCCGGCGGGGCCTACGTCCCGGCGATGAGCGACGAAACCGTCATCGTGCGCAACCAGGGCACTATCTTCCTGGGGGGTCCGCCGTTGGTGAAGGCGGCCATCGGCGAGGTGGTCAGTGCCGAGGACCTCGGCGGCGGGGACATCCACGCCAAGGTCTCCGGTGTGACAGACCACCTGGCCGAAACGGACCAGCATGCCCTGGAAATCGTCCGCGACATCGTGTCCACCCTGCCCGTAACCGAGCCGGTCTGGAACGTGGCAGCCGCGGAACCGCCGTCGGCCGATCCCACGGAGCTCTACGGGACGGTCCCGACGGATGTGAACGCCTCCTACGACGTCCGCGAGGTGATCGCCCGGGTGGTCGACGGAAGCCTCTTCCACGAGTTCAAGCGGGAGTACGGAGCCACACTGGTCACCGGCTTCGCCCGCATCCACGGGCACCAGGTCGGGATCGTGGCCAACAACGGCGTGCTGTTCAGCGAGTCCGCGCTTAAGGGCGCCCACTTCATTGAGCTCTGCGACCAGCGCGGCATCCCGCTGGTTTTCCTGCAGAACCTCTCCGGGTTCATGGTCGGGCGCGATTACGAGGCCGGCGGCATCGCCAAACACGGCGCCAAAATGGTCACCGCCGTCGCCACCGCCCGCGTGCCCAAACTGACCGTCATCATCGGCGGTTCGTTCGGCGCGGGCAACTACTCGATGTGCGGGCGCGCCTACTCGCCGCGGTTCCTCTGGATGTGGCCGGCCAGCCGGATCTCGGTGATGGGCGGCAACCAGGCCTCGTCGGTACTCTCCACGGTCAAGCGCGACCAGATCGAAGCCGCGGGCGGCGACTGGCCGGCCGCGGAGGAGGAAGCCTTCAAGGCGCCCATCCGCGAGCAGTATGAGGCGCAGGGCAACCCGTACTACTCCACCGCCAGGCTCTGGGATGACGGGATCATCGACCCGGCGGACACGCGCCGGGTCCTGGGCCTCGCGCTGGATGTCTGTGCCCGCCAGCCGCTGCCGGAGACGTCCTTCGGCCTGTTCAGAATGTGA
- a CDS encoding NAD-dependent epimerase/dehydratase family protein, with the protein MRVLVTGGTGFVGCHIVAALVQAGHTVRLLVRDRDKTQASLRPFGADVVAAAQQDVVVGDVLDPQAVRDAVNGCDAVVHAAAIYSLDPRRSAEIQRTNVDAAENVLGEAVRARLSPVVHISTYAVLVRKGGTDPSLPLGDIDYPYTRSKILSEQVARGFQAAGNPVVTVYPGSTLGPNDPYRGDQSERLRWLAAGRLPTWPSGRTHYTDVRDVAALVAAVVNKSREPRRYVVPGHFVDGKMIFGALGRATGRRYPFVTVPASMMLAMLQPMGLLQRRLPGQWTLPAYAESIDILRRGTEFDTSAASDEFDVHARPFDETIRDTVRWLVESGRLPAKYAVA; encoded by the coding sequence ATGAGAGTCCTGGTGACCGGTGGCACGGGTTTCGTCGGCTGCCATATTGTGGCGGCGTTGGTTCAGGCGGGGCACACTGTGCGGCTGCTGGTGCGCGACCGGGACAAAACGCAGGCGTCGCTGAGACCCTTTGGCGCCGACGTCGTTGCTGCCGCCCAGCAGGATGTTGTCGTCGGCGATGTGTTGGATCCACAGGCGGTGAGGGACGCCGTGAACGGATGTGACGCCGTCGTTCATGCGGCAGCCATCTATTCGCTGGATCCGCGGCGGTCCGCCGAGATCCAACGGACCAACGTAGATGCGGCGGAGAACGTCCTGGGCGAGGCCGTCCGGGCCCGGCTTTCACCTGTGGTGCACATTTCCACCTACGCCGTTCTGGTCCGGAAGGGCGGCACCGATCCGTCGCTTCCGCTGGGTGATATTGACTATCCCTACACGCGCTCGAAAATCCTCTCGGAGCAGGTGGCCCGCGGTTTCCAGGCGGCCGGAAACCCGGTGGTGACCGTCTACCCCGGTTCGACACTTGGGCCGAACGATCCTTACCGCGGAGACCAGAGCGAGCGGCTTCGCTGGCTGGCCGCCGGACGGCTCCCAACCTGGCCCTCCGGCCGTACCCATTACACGGACGTGCGCGACGTCGCGGCGCTGGTTGCCGCCGTCGTCAACAAGAGCCGTGAACCGCGGCGCTATGTGGTCCCCGGCCACTTCGTGGACGGCAAGATGATCTTCGGCGCGCTCGGGCGGGCGACGGGGCGCCGGTATCCGTTCGTGACGGTCCCGGCCTCAATGATGCTGGCGATGCTGCAGCCCATGGGCCTGCTCCAGCGCCGGCTGCCCGGGCAGTGGACGCTGCCGGCCTACGCGGAGAGTATCGACATCCTCCGCCGCGGCACGGAGTTCGATACGTCGGCGGCCAGCGACGAGTTCGATGTGCATGCGCGGCCCTTTGACGAGACGATCCGGGACACGGTCCGCTGGCTGGTGGAGTCCGGACGGCTGCCCGCCAAATACGCCGTGGCCTAA
- the pdhA gene encoding pyruvate dehydrogenase (acetyl-transferring) E1 component subunit alpha: MRSVSGENLVQLLTPEGTRAAGPYDEWVADIDGARLQGLYEDMVVVRRVDQEATALQRQGELALWPPLLGQEAAQIGSGRALRKDDFVFSSYRENGVAYCRGADYTDMIRVWRGNAPSGWDPYEINMATPQVIIGAQALHATGYAMATKFDGADSVAVAYFGDGATSQGDVNEAMVFAASFQAPVVFFCQNNQWAISEPVTLQAQRDIADRAPGFGIPSVRVDGNDVLGCMAVTREALDRARSGGGPSFIEAVTYRMGPHTTADDPTRYRDPNELEDWKGRDPIDRLAKLLEAEGLLAGDFTDRVNAKADEVAGLLRHGCVTLPEPGELDVFNNVYTTPHPVLERQREHYSRYLASFEAAGGGKR, from the coding sequence ATGAGGTCAGTATCCGGGGAAAATCTCGTCCAGCTGCTGACACCGGAGGGAACCCGGGCTGCCGGTCCCTACGATGAATGGGTAGCGGACATTGACGGGGCCCGCCTCCAGGGGCTGTACGAAGACATGGTGGTGGTGCGCCGGGTAGACCAGGAGGCCACCGCCCTGCAGCGCCAGGGTGAACTGGCGCTCTGGCCCCCGTTACTGGGACAGGAGGCGGCGCAGATCGGATCGGGCCGCGCGCTCCGCAAGGATGATTTTGTCTTTTCCAGCTACCGCGAGAATGGCGTGGCCTATTGCCGCGGGGCCGACTACACGGACATGATCAGGGTCTGGCGCGGAAACGCACCCTCCGGCTGGGACCCGTATGAGATCAACATGGCCACGCCGCAGGTGATTATCGGGGCCCAGGCTCTGCACGCAACCGGCTATGCCATGGCAACCAAGTTTGACGGCGCAGACTCCGTCGCCGTCGCGTATTTCGGCGACGGGGCCACCAGCCAGGGCGACGTCAACGAGGCCATGGTCTTCGCGGCCAGCTTCCAGGCGCCGGTGGTCTTCTTTTGCCAGAACAACCAGTGGGCCATTTCCGAGCCGGTCACCCTCCAGGCGCAGCGGGACATTGCGGACCGTGCCCCCGGCTTCGGCATTCCGAGCGTGCGCGTGGACGGCAACGATGTCCTCGGTTGCATGGCCGTGACGCGCGAGGCGCTGGACCGGGCGCGCAGCGGCGGCGGACCGAGCTTCATCGAGGCGGTCACCTACCGCATGGGTCCGCATACGACGGCGGACGATCCCACCAGATACCGGGACCCGAACGAACTTGAAGACTGGAAGGGCCGCGATCCGATCGACCGGCTGGCCAAGCTGCTGGAAGCCGAAGGGCTGTTGGCCGGTGACTTCACGGACCGGGTGAACGCCAAGGCGGACGAGGTCGCCGGGCTACTGCGGCACGGCTGTGTGACCCTGCCCGAGCCCGGCGAACTGGACGTGTTCAACAACGTCTACACCACACCGCACCCGGTGCTGGAGCGCCAACGGGAGCACTATTCCCGTTATCTTGCCTCGTTCGAGGCTGCAGGGGGTGGCAAGCGATGA
- a CDS encoding alpha-ketoacid dehydrogenase subunit beta, whose translation MSTMTFGRAINTGLRKAMEHDSKVVLIGEDIGKLGGVFRITDELQKDFGAHRVIDAPLAESAILGTAVGMAYRGYRPVCEIQFDGFIYPAFNQIVSQVAKLHYRTQGRVKMPLTIRVPFGGGIGAAEHHSESPEAYFMHTSGLRVISVSNPQDAFAMIQQAIACDDPVLFFEPKRRYHVKGEVDEEVDLASFPLEQARVEIPGDDVTLVAYGALVQLAKDAALAAREEGLSVEVIDLRSLSPLDFATLEASVRKTGRLVITHEAAMTGGLGAEVAASITERCFYHLEHAPVRVTGFDIPYPPAKMEHHHLPDLDRILDGVDRALGRTNSLSDLEGN comes from the coding sequence ATGAGCACCATGACTTTCGGCCGGGCTATCAATACCGGCTTGCGCAAGGCGATGGAACACGATTCCAAGGTCGTGCTGATCGGCGAAGACATCGGCAAGCTGGGCGGTGTCTTCCGCATTACTGACGAACTGCAGAAAGACTTCGGTGCCCACCGGGTCATCGATGCCCCGCTGGCGGAATCCGCCATTCTGGGTACAGCCGTAGGCATGGCGTACCGCGGATACCGGCCGGTGTGCGAAATCCAGTTTGACGGGTTCATCTATCCGGCGTTCAACCAGATAGTGAGCCAGGTAGCCAAACTGCACTACCGCACCCAGGGGAGGGTCAAGATGCCGCTGACTATCCGGGTTCCGTTCGGCGGCGGAATCGGAGCAGCGGAGCATCATTCGGAATCGCCGGAGGCTTATTTCATGCATACCTCCGGCCTGCGGGTGATCTCGGTATCCAACCCGCAGGATGCATTCGCGATGATCCAGCAGGCCATAGCCTGCGATGACCCGGTGCTCTTCTTTGAGCCCAAGCGGCGCTACCACGTCAAGGGGGAGGTGGACGAAGAAGTGGACCTGGCTTCCTTCCCGCTGGAGCAGGCACGCGTGGAGATCCCCGGCGACGACGTGACCCTGGTGGCGTACGGCGCCCTGGTGCAGCTTGCCAAGGACGCTGCGCTGGCCGCCCGGGAAGAAGGTCTCTCGGTGGAAGTCATCGACCTGCGCTCGCTTTCACCGCTGGACTTCGCCACGTTGGAGGCCTCGGTCCGCAAGACCGGCCGCCTGGTCATCACCCATGAAGCGGCCATGACGGGAGGGCTCGGCGCGGAGGTGGCGGCGAGCATCACCGAACGGTGCTTCTACCATCTGGAACACGCACCGGTCCGCGTCACCGGCTTCGATATTCCCTACCCGCCGGCAAAGATGGAACACCACCATCTTCCCGATCTTGACCGGATTCTGGACGGTGTGGACCGCGCCCTTGGCCGAACGAATTCGCTCAGCGATCTGGAGGGGAATTGA
- a CDS encoding TetR/AcrR family transcriptional regulator, translating into MANADTGRVTGRSLAKASRRAALLSAAAKLFAERGFNGVSIEDLGSAAGVSGPAVYRHFSSKHAVLSALLTGVSQDLLDGGQAVVENSPGPEEALRGLIEFQVDFALRNPDVIRVHDRDLDSLPTEDSQTVRALQRAYVEVWVAVLTRLLPEQEPARLRVRAHAAFGLINSTPHTTHRGKAVRDKTWRRNLLETMAWAALKAE; encoded by the coding sequence GTGGCCAATGCCGATACGGGCAGGGTCACCGGCCGGAGCCTGGCGAAGGCCTCGCGCCGTGCCGCGCTGCTGTCCGCCGCCGCGAAACTCTTCGCGGAACGCGGGTTCAACGGCGTCTCGATCGAGGACCTCGGCTCCGCCGCGGGTGTCAGCGGTCCCGCCGTCTACCGGCACTTCAGCAGCAAGCATGCAGTGCTCTCCGCCCTGCTGACCGGAGTGAGCCAGGACCTGCTCGACGGCGGACAAGCCGTGGTGGAGAATTCCCCCGGTCCTGAAGAGGCCCTGCGCGGACTGATCGAATTCCAGGTGGACTTTGCCCTGCGCAATCCGGACGTCATCCGAGTCCACGACCGCGATCTGGACAGCCTGCCGACGGAGGATTCGCAAACCGTGCGGGCCCTGCAGCGGGCTTACGTCGAAGTCTGGGTTGCCGTCCTGACCCGCCTGCTCCCCGAGCAGGAGCCTGCCCGCTTGCGGGTGCGTGCCCATGCCGCCTTCGGGCTGATCAACTCCACGCCCCACACCACGCACCGGGGCAAAGCCGTACGAGACAAGACGTGGCGGCGCAATCTGCTGGAAACAATGGCATGGGCAGCCTTGAAAGCCGAGTAG